From Corvus moneduloides isolate bCorMon1 chromosome 4, bCorMon1.pri, whole genome shotgun sequence, one genomic window encodes:
- the KCNMB4 gene encoding calcium-activated potassium channel subunit beta-4 yields the protein MARSRAAYEYTEAEDKSMRLGFLLIAAGLLSLLGLGCCWLRPALQERGGGGSANCTVLAVRQLGERFACTFSCGAACRGTARYPCLQVLVRTSRSSAPALLHEDERQLRTNPKCSYIPPCARDDQENSENVTYKQKYWKEKVGSQPFTCYFNQHLRPDDVMLKRTHDETVLLHCFLWPVVTFLVGVLIVVLTICAKSLAVRAEAIKKKKHL from the exons ATGGCGAGGAGCCGGGCGGCTTACGAGTACACGGAGGCGGAGGACAAGAGCATGCGGCTGGGTTTCCTCCTCATCGCCGCCGGCTTGCTTTCCCTCTTGGGTCTGGGTTGTTGCTGGCTTCGCCCGGCGCTGCaggagcggggcggcggcggctccgccaACTGCACGGTGCTGGCGGTGCGGCAGCTGGGGGAGCGCTTCGCCTGCACCTTCTCCTGCGGGGCCGCCTGCCGCGGCACCGCCCGCTACCCCTGCCTCCAGGTCCTGGTCCGCACCTCCCGCTCCTCCGCGCCCGCCCTGCTCCATGAGGACGAGCGGCAGCTGCGCACCAACCCCAAG TGTTCATACATCCCTCCCTGTGCAAGAGACGATCAGGAGAACTCTGAGAACGTCACGTACAAGCAGAAATACTGGAAAGAGAAAGTGGGTTCTCAACCATTTACATGCTATTTTAATCAGCACTTGAG GCCAGATGATGTGATGCTGAAGCGCACCCATGACGAGACTGTTCTCTTGCACTGCTTCCTCTGGCCTGTGGTGACATTCCTGGTCGGAGTCCTCATTGTGGTCCTGACCATCTGTGCCAAGAGCTTGGCTGTCAGGGCAGAGgcaataaaaaagaagaaacatttgtGA